From Bacteroidota bacterium, one genomic window encodes:
- the recA gene encoding recombinase RecA: MAESSDKLKALGLAVDQLNKTYGKGTIMKLGDSPVVTGDTIPSGSLGLDVALGIGGYPRGRVIEIYGPESSGKTTLAIHAIAEVQKKGGIAAMIDAEHAFDKSYAEKLGVDTENLLISQPDNGEQALEIAEHLIRSGALDIVVIDSVAALVPKSELEGEMGESKMGLQARLMSQALRKLTGTINKTGCCCIFINQLREKIGVMFGNPETTTGGNALKFYASIRLDIRRIGQIKEKEEFIGNRSRVKVVKNKVAPPFRQAEFDIMYGEGISKLGEIVDLGSDTGVITKSGSWYSYGETKLGQGRESVKELLKDNPDLCAELETKIKEKMKLISEEKKK; this comes from the coding sequence ATGGCAGAGTCTTCAGATAAATTAAAGGCGTTGGGTTTGGCAGTTGACCAACTAAATAAAACATACGGCAAAGGCACAATTATGAAACTGGGAGATTCTCCAGTAGTAACCGGAGATACAATTCCTTCTGGTTCACTCGGATTGGATGTAGCTCTCGGCATTGGTGGTTACCCACGAGGAAGAGTAATTGAAATTTATGGACCTGAATCTTCAGGAAAAACTACACTGGCAATTCATGCAATAGCCGAAGTGCAAAAGAAAGGTGGTATTGCTGCAATGATAGATGCAGAACATGCATTCGATAAATCGTATGCAGAAAAATTGGGAGTAGATACAGAGAATCTGTTAATATCTCAACCCGATAATGGTGAGCAGGCTTTGGAAATTGCCGAGCATTTAATTCGGTCGGGTGCATTGGATATTGTGGTGATAGATTCCGTGGCTGCATTGGTACCAAAAAGTGAATTAGAAGGTGAGATGGGTGAAAGCAAAATGGGTTTGCAGGCAAGGCTGATGAGTCAGGCATTGCGGAAGCTTACAGGTACAATAAATAAAACCGGATGTTGCTGTATTTTCATCAATCAATTGCGAGAAAAAATCGGAGTGATGTTCGGAAATCCTGAAACTACAACCGGAGGAAATGCACTGAAATTTTATGCATCCATACGTTTAGATATTCGCCGCATCGGACAGATAAAAGAGAAGGAAGAATTTATCGGCAACCGGTCGAGAGTGAAAGTGGTGAAGAACAAAGTAGCACCACCATTCCGACAAGCCGAGTTTGATATTATGTATGGAGAAGGTATTTCTAAGTTAGGAGAAATTGTTGATCTCGGTTCCGATACCGGAGTAATTACAAAAAGTGGTTCATGGTATAGCTATGGTGAAACGAAATTAGGACAAGGCAGAGAATCAGTAAAGGAATTATTAAAAGATAATCCTGATTTATGCGCCGAGTTAGAAACGAAAATAAAAGAGAAAATGAAATTGATCTCGGAAGAGAAAAAGAAGTAA
- a CDS encoding M2 family metallopeptidase: MIKNYFYLTLIAISIAACAPKEKVADNSKVQADAQKYLDNYNAEYQKLYYASAEGQWVLNTKIIEGDTTASHNAAIADEAYAKYTGSTANIDSAKKFIAEKDKLTPLQAKQFEAILFMAGNNPETAGDAVKKRIDATNKQVELLYGYKYMLNGKQVSTNDLDKILRDETDVKKRQSAWEASKEVGTTLKDGLAELRNQRNACVQPLGYSDFFAYQVSEYGMTTQEMRDLTQSLIQDVWPLYRELHTWARYELAAKYKQPVPDYIPAHWLPNRWGQDWTAMVNVEGLNIDPVLAEKGDKWVMETGEEFWVSMGFPELPQSFWDKSSLYPLPENAGYNKNNHASAWHMDLGADVRSLMSVEANTEWWSTVLHELGHIYYYIEYSNPDVPMVLRGGANRGFHEAFGSMIGLASLQKPLLESQGLIPAGVVSNDTLKMLSEALDFIVHIPWGSGVMTEFEYELYANNLPKDQYNAKWWELVKKYQGIVPPTERGEMYCDAATKTHINDDAAQYYDYSISNVLLFQFHVYIANNILKQPPTATNYWGSKETGDFLRGVMKTGATEDWRDAMQTSIGSPMSAKPMVDYFAPLMEYLKKVNAGRTYTLPETI; encoded by the coding sequence ATGATAAAAAATTATTTTTACTTAACACTAATCGCAATCAGCATTGCTGCTTGTGCTCCAAAAGAAAAAGTTGCAGACAACAGCAAAGTGCAAGCTGATGCACAAAAATATTTAGACAATTACAATGCGGAATATCAAAAACTCTATTACGCATCTGCTGAAGGGCAATGGGTATTAAATACAAAAATTATTGAAGGTGATACCACTGCATCACACAATGCTGCAATTGCAGATGAAGCGTATGCAAAATATACAGGCAGCACTGCAAATATTGACAGCGCAAAAAAATTTATTGCTGAAAAAGATAAACTCACTCCATTACAAGCAAAACAATTTGAAGCCATTTTATTTATGGCGGGCAACAATCCTGAAACTGCAGGTGATGCTGTGAAAAAAAGAATTGATGCTACAAACAAACAGGTGGAATTACTTTACGGATATAAATACATGCTGAACGGAAAACAAGTAAGCACAAATGATCTGGATAAAATATTGCGTGATGAAACGGATGTAAAAAAACGTCAGAGCGCTTGGGAAGCAAGTAAGGAAGTAGGCACTACTTTAAAGGATGGATTAGCAGAATTGCGGAATCAAAGAAATGCATGTGTGCAGCCTCTGGGTTATTCTGATTTCTTTGCATATCAGGTTTCTGAATATGGAATGACTACGCAAGAAATGCGTGATCTTACACAGAGTTTAATTCAGGATGTTTGGCCTTTGTATCGTGAATTACATACGTGGGCTCGTTATGAATTAGCGGCTAAATACAAACAGCCTGTTCCGGATTATATTCCTGCACATTGGTTGCCGAATCGTTGGGGACAAGACTGGACTGCAATGGTGAATGTGGAAGGATTAAATATTGATCCTGTGCTTGCAGAAAAAGGTGATAAGTGGGTAATGGAAACAGGCGAAGAATTTTGGGTGAGCATGGGCTTCCCGGAATTACCACAAAGTTTTTGGGATAAATCTTCATTGTATCCACTACCTGAAAATGCAGGATATAATAAAAATAATCATGCCTCTGCATGGCATATGGATCTTGGCGCTGATGTGCGTTCGCTCATGAGTGTAGAAGCAAATACAGAATGGTGGAGTACAGTGTTGCATGAGTTAGGACATATTTATTATTACATAGAATATTCAAATCCGGATGTGCCGATGGTATTAAGAGGCGGAGCAAACAGAGGATTTCATGAAGCATTCGGTAGCATGATCGGGTTAGCATCTTTACAAAAACCATTGTTGGAAAGTCAGGGATTAATTCCTGCCGGTGTAGTATCCAATGATACTTTAAAAATGCTGAGTGAAGCATTGGATTTTATCGTGCATATTCCTTGGGGAAGTGGAGTGATGACAGAATTTGAATATGAGTTATATGCCAACAATCTTCCGAAAGATCAATACAATGCAAAGTGGTGGGAACTCGTAAAAAAATATCAGGGTATAGTGCCTCCGACAGAGCGTGGTGAAATGTATTGTGATGCTGCCACTAAAACACATATTAATGATGATGCTGCGCAATATTATGATTACAGTATCAGCAATGTATTGTTGTTTCAATTTCATGTGTATATCGCAAACAATATTTTAAAACAACCACCCACTGCCACTAATTATTGGGGAAGTAAAGAAACAGGTGACTTCCTGCGTGGCGTTATGAAAACAGGTGCAACAGAAGACTGGAGAGATGCCATGCAAACAAGTATTGGCAGCCCCATGAGTGCAAAACCAATGGTAGATTATTTTGCACCACTGATGGAATATTTAAAGAAAGTAAATGCCGGCAGAACTTATACTTTGCCTGAAACAATTTGA
- a CDS encoding DUF4411 family protein: protein MSANLNIYCIDANVLIQSWQKYYSPDLCPDYWDILNELGKQGRIFIPEEVKNEIIVADNSDKTEDDLSKWLKRSSIPIHKPTENVIACWQRILQADPSHRLLVHNIKGRSLADPWLIAHAMDTIATVVTKENIDSAMNSKRVKIPNVCKNMGVRCIDDFKFIKEIGVKFSAKL from the coding sequence ATGAGTGCTAACCTAAATATTTATTGTATAGATGCCAATGTACTGATTCAATCTTGGCAAAAATATTATTCTCCAGACTTATGTCCTGATTATTGGGATATTCTAAATGAACTAGGAAAACAGGGGCGCATTTTTATTCCAGAAGAAGTAAAGAATGAAATTATAGTAGCGGATAATTCAGACAAAACCGAAGACGACTTATCTAAATGGTTAAAACGTAGCTCAATTCCAATTCATAAACCAACTGAAAATGTTATTGCTTGCTGGCAAAGAATACTACAAGCTGATCCATCCCATAGGCTATTAGTTCACAATATAAAAGGTCGTTCATTGGCAGACCCTTGGTTAATAGCTCATGCAATGGACACAATTGCGACTGTTGTAACCAAAGAAAATATTGATAGTGCCATGAACTCCAAAAGAGTTAAAATTCCAAATGTTTGCAAAAACATGGGAGTAAGATGCATTGATGATTTTAAATTTATAAAAGAAATAGGAGTAAAGTTTTCAGCAAAACTTTAA
- a CDS encoding ImmA/IrrE family metallo-endopeptidase, with amino-acid sequence MGDKANITPNVLKWARESARMTEETAAAKVSVAVAKLLEWESGGSQPTIRQAQTLAKAYKRPFALFFLPDIPKDFQPLQDFRKKGSKELTTSSIFIIREIQQKQAWISDVYAEENEERLAFFGRFSIKDKPEVVAHDILKTLNIVPANYKTENPIKEWIDAAETNGIFVSRTSFIHSRLKLDSDELQGFAIADPYAPFVFVNSDDWNAPQLFTLVHELAHIWIAETGISNDIEPDLKNKNKFHPVEIFCNEVAANALMPKEIFLSFNDSIYQNAQDVFKAAKTFGVSSFAFLVRALNLNLISVQKYQKLKKEAEIEYQAFLKREAEKKAALKLRQKEKPGGPNPYLLRLNKNSRLFTQVVLDALRNGYVQPTQASILLGTPANNFHKLEAQIYR; translated from the coding sequence ATGGGTGACAAAGCAAACATAACTCCAAATGTTTTGAAATGGGCTAGAGAATCAGCAAGAATGACTGAGGAAACTGCCGCTGCAAAAGTTTCAGTAGCCGTTGCTAAGCTTTTAGAGTGGGAATCTGGCGGTAGCCAGCCGACGATTAGACAAGCACAGACCTTAGCAAAAGCCTACAAGCGACCTTTTGCTTTATTCTTTCTACCAGACATTCCCAAAGACTTTCAACCACTTCAAGATTTCAGAAAAAAAGGCTCAAAAGAACTAACTACTTCATCAATTTTTATAATTCGTGAAATTCAACAAAAGCAAGCTTGGATAAGTGATGTTTACGCAGAAGAAAATGAAGAAAGGTTAGCTTTTTTTGGACGCTTCTCAATTAAAGATAAACCTGAAGTCGTTGCTCACGATATTTTAAAGACATTGAACATTGTTCCTGCAAATTATAAAACCGAAAATCCAATTAAAGAATGGATTGATGCAGCTGAAACGAATGGCATTTTTGTTTCTCGCACAAGTTTTATTCATTCAAGATTAAAATTAGACTCTGACGAGTTACAAGGCTTTGCTATTGCAGACCCTTATGCTCCATTTGTATTTGTAAATTCGGATGACTGGAATGCCCCTCAATTATTTACCCTAGTTCATGAACTGGCTCACATTTGGATAGCTGAAACGGGAATTTCAAATGACATTGAACCTGACCTAAAGAATAAAAACAAATTCCATCCTGTAGAGATATTTTGCAATGAAGTAGCGGCAAACGCATTAATGCCTAAAGAAATTTTTTTAAGTTTTAATGATTCAATTTATCAAAATGCTCAAGACGTTTTTAAAGCAGCCAAAACATTTGGAGTCAGTTCATTTGCTTTTCTAGTTAGAGCTTTAAATCTCAACCTAATTTCTGTTCAGAAATATCAAAAATTAAAAAAAGAAGCTGAAATTGAATATCAAGCTTTTTTAAAACGAGAAGCTGAAAAAAAAGCTGCTTTAAAACTTAGACAAAAAGAAAAGCCAGGTGGCCCTAACCCCTATTTATTACGTTTAAATAAAAATAGCAGGCTTTTTACGCAAGTTGTTCTTGACGCTCTTAGGAATGGTTATGTTCAACCAACTCAAGCAAGCATTTTACTTGGAACGCCTGCAAATAATTTTCATAAGCTAGAAGCACAAATCTATAGATGA
- a CDS encoding FG-GAP repeat protein has translation MKNLNLLIRNSIKICLCILCIYFLMKIFPLNNNSAANEFPTHEEYLNNTTTVVSSNISNAGLNYNIQPCGNKNTFIAFNATQEMYFNFYEKGFRSLTKDWFTELSLTNVLIDNKSLQTGRLKPYANSNELNYKGNNFEIQYLNTEEGVRQNFYVLKAPNNAKQLIINLSLNTSLPNAFIHNNELIISSDKQNIFGYKDLHAWDNNHSVLQSKMELNNDMLALVINIENAVFPVTIDPLSVSYNWKQEGDQKKCQYGFSIDGGGDINGDGYDDIIVGAPLYTNTFESEGAAFIYFGSSSGLNHTADWIQYGGQSNAQFGKCVSIAGDVNGDGFNDILIGAHQFNTTENLEGKAFLYYGGSSGPSLNPAWSVVGEKKSAKLGESLSIVGDVNADGYDDVCIGAHGWDNDEDLGSAGGRAGKASVYLGSATGLNTIPQMTVKGSQTDANIGISIDRAGDVNGDGYMDVAIGGYIFLIGDGMICVFKGGPDGVDLETGFMAIGGAMDTSFYAVNLSTAGDLNGDGYDDVVIGAPRFDANGIYQSGKLHVHYGGSEGLDSVIGWIATGTQYDEKFAFNVNNAGDINQDGYDDLLVSSRFFDNGSDTDAGKAELYLGGPARPQSTPVWTFTGEKRYDCLGINLCRAGDLNGDGFEDIIVSSDVYSENLRDQGVVYAFYGEAQSCDPPSKPFVKSLTSTSVLISWRWLYGATLYKVYLLDVSSGIVKTFNCTDSIKNISGLESGRQYKLSVAAKCEAGWTDFSKMITFITPSLRLASEIITDDVFIYPIPADEELFISLPKADHVTIRIYNLSGEELYQKQFDLIVGEVISINAIAEFENGIYLLSIENYEKKILKKFIKI, from the coding sequence ATGAAAAACTTAAATTTATTAATCCGCAATTCAATTAAGATTTGCTTATGTATTCTATGCATTTATTTTTTGATGAAGATATTTCCATTAAATAATAATAGCGCTGCAAATGAATTTCCTACTCATGAAGAATATTTGAATAATACAACTACTGTTGTGAGTTCAAATATTTCTAATGCAGGTTTAAATTATAACATTCAACCATGTGGAAATAAGAATACATTCATCGCCTTCAATGCTACTCAAGAAATGTATTTTAATTTCTATGAAAAAGGTTTTAGAAGCCTTACAAAAGATTGGTTTACTGAACTATCACTTACCAATGTTTTAATTGATAATAAAAGTTTACAAACGGGCAGATTAAAGCCTTACGCAAATAGTAATGAATTAAATTATAAGGGAAATAATTTTGAAATTCAATATCTAAATACCGAAGAAGGTGTTCGTCAGAATTTTTATGTTTTAAAGGCACCAAATAACGCTAAGCAATTAATAATTAATCTGAGTTTAAACACATCCTTGCCAAATGCATTTATACATAATAATGAATTAATTATTAGCAGTGATAAACAAAATATTTTTGGATATAAAGATTTGCATGCATGGGATAATAATCATTCCGTATTACAATCCAAAATGGAGTTGAATAATGATATGCTGGCATTAGTAATAAATATTGAAAATGCGGTATTTCCAGTAACCATTGATCCGTTGTCTGTATCTTACAATTGGAAGCAGGAAGGTGATCAAAAAAAATGTCAATATGGTTTTTCTATTGATGGGGGCGGAGATATTAATGGAGATGGTTATGATGATATAATAGTGGGTGCTCCACTTTATACGAATACCTTTGAATCCGAAGGAGCTGCTTTTATTTATTTCGGCTCTTCCTCAGGCCTAAACCATACAGCGGATTGGATACAATATGGAGGGCAATCAAATGCTCAATTTGGAAAATGTGTATCAATTGCAGGCGATGTAAACGGTGATGGTTTTAATGACATATTAATCGGAGCTCATCAATTCAATACCACCGAAAATCTTGAAGGAAAAGCCTTTTTATATTATGGCGGTTCATCAGGTCCATCTTTAAACCCCGCATGGTCAGTTGTTGGTGAAAAAAAATCAGCAAAACTGGGTGAATCTTTATCTATTGTTGGTGATGTAAATGCGGATGGATATGATGATGTGTGCATTGGCGCTCACGGTTGGGATAATGATGAAGACTTAGGAAGTGCAGGTGGAAGGGCAGGCAAAGCGTCAGTTTATCTTGGTTCAGCAACAGGCTTAAATACCATCCCACAAATGACTGTGAAAGGTAGCCAAACAGATGCGAACATAGGAATTTCAATTGATCGTGCTGGAGATGTAAATGGGGATGGCTATATGGATGTGGCTATAGGTGGTTACATATTTTTAATAGGTGATGGAATGATCTGCGTTTTTAAAGGCGGCCCTGACGGAGTTGATTTAGAAACAGGGTTTATGGCTATTGGAGGTGCTATGGATACTTCATTTTATGCCGTAAACCTTTCTACAGCAGGAGATTTAAATGGCGATGGATATGATGATGTTGTAATAGGTGCACCAAGATTTGACGCAAATGGTATTTACCAATCCGGCAAATTACATGTACATTATGGAGGATCTGAGGGTTTAGATTCTGTAATCGGATGGATTGCAACAGGCACGCAATACGATGAGAAGTTTGCATTTAATGTAAACAATGCAGGTGATATTAATCAGGATGGATATGATGATCTTCTTGTCAGCTCAAGATTTTTTGATAATGGCTCAGATACTGATGCGGGAAAGGCAGAATTATATTTAGGTGGTCCCGCACGGCCGCAATCAACTCCGGTTTGGACATTTACAGGTGAAAAACGTTATGATTGTTTAGGAATTAATCTTTGCCGTGCCGGCGATTTAAATGGTGATGGCTTTGAGGATATTATTGTTTCGAGCGATGTCTATTCCGAAAATTTGAGAGATCAAGGAGTGGTGTATGCATTTTATGGAGAGGCACAATCTTGCGACCCCCCTTCAAAACCTTTCGTAAAGAGCTTAACATCAACATCTGTTTTAATTTCATGGAGGTGGTTATATGGCGCAACACTGTATAAGGTTTATTTATTGGATGTGTCTTCAGGCATAGTAAAAACATTTAATTGCACAGATTCCATAAAAAATATTTCAGGCCTTGAGTCAGGCAGGCAATATAAATTAAGTGTAGCTGCAAAATGCGAAGCTGGGTGGACTGATTTTTCTAAAATGATCACGTTTATTACCCCTTCTTTACGTCTTGCATCGGAGATTATTACAGATGATGTTTTCATTTATCCTATACCTGCTGATGAGGAATTGTTTATTAGCTTACCTAAAGCCGACCATGTAACAATCAGAATCTATAACCTGAGTGGAGAAGAATTATATCAAAAACAATTTGATTTAATTGTAGGAGAAGTAATTTCAATTAATGCAATTGCGGAATTTGAAAATGGTATTTATTTATTAAGCATTGAAAATTATGAGAAAAAAATACTGAAAAAATTTATAAAAATTTAA
- a CDS encoding T9SS type A sorting domain-containing protein — protein MKNLTLFTILSIFFSSLFSQSPDIAWETNIGGNDWDELRSINQTPDGGYILGGFSISGISGNKTATQIGLYDFYLVKLNASGNIDWQKTYGGNQSDQCYTVIPTSDGGYIAGGWSESDISGNRTEATHGGKDIWITKIDASGNIEWDNAYGGIGEEYLYEIIETSDGGYALGGWSNSGISEDKAEASLGGYDFWVIKINATGSIQWENAIGGTSDERIHGIRQTTDGGYIVGGTSDSDISADKSENNLGEGEDYWVIKLNDVGEIVWENTIGGSAEDELFSIAQTYDGGYILGGFSTSDISADKTESNYGMQDYWVVKIDASGNIEWQNNIGGIYSDRLECITQTHDGGYFVVSGSWSSASGDKIEDAMDWDYWAVKLDNLGNIKWQTVLGGSEVDVTRAILQSQDGGYVMAGQSTSGVSGIKSTPNYGGYDYWVIKLDCAPPEADITASGPLSFCKGESVVLQTISSQGLTYQWYRNDLLISGATNSSFLAKKTGNYKVNVIDGECSSTSEATSVTVYPKPNTTITASGSLDICTTGSVNLQAFEGGYQYKWYMNSTAIPGANSSSYIATIPGNYRVKISNNNSCIKSSEQITVYSTCRLASPDEVISIYPNPASSQIFIQFTNNTDHATIKIINAAGQVVKTIIASENNLNVDVSNFASGIYFIKVESNGSNLFEKFIKE, from the coding sequence ATGAAAAATCTTACTCTTTTTACAATCTTATCAATTTTTTTTTCCTCTCTATTTTCACAATCGCCAGACATAGCCTGGGAAACTAATATAGGAGGTAATGATTGGGATGAACTTCGAAGCATCAATCAAACCCCAGATGGCGGATATATTCTTGGAGGGTTTTCTATCTCAGGAATTTCAGGAAATAAAACAGCGACACAAATTGGCCTTTATGATTTTTACTTGGTAAAATTAAATGCGTCGGGCAATATTGATTGGCAAAAAACATATGGTGGGAATCAAAGTGATCAATGCTATACTGTAATTCCAACATCAGATGGTGGCTATATTGCCGGCGGTTGGTCTGAATCTGACATTTCCGGAAACCGGACAGAGGCAACCCATGGCGGTAAGGATATTTGGATTACTAAAATTGACGCCTCAGGAAATATTGAATGGGACAATGCTTATGGAGGAATAGGTGAAGAATATCTTTATGAAATTATTGAAACCTCAGATGGTGGATATGCTCTGGGTGGATGGTCTAATTCCGGTATTTCAGAAGATAAAGCAGAAGCAAGCCTCGGAGGTTATGATTTTTGGGTGATTAAAATTAATGCAACCGGTTCAATTCAATGGGAAAATGCAATAGGTGGAACCAGCGACGAGCGAATACATGGAATAAGACAAACTACAGATGGAGGTTATATAGTTGGTGGAACATCCGACTCAGATATCTCAGCAGATAAATCTGAAAATAATTTAGGAGAAGGTGAGGATTACTGGGTAATAAAATTAAACGACGTTGGTGAAATAGTTTGGGAAAATACCATTGGTGGTTCTGCTGAAGATGAATTATTCAGTATAGCGCAAACCTATGATGGAGGATATATTTTGGGAGGCTTTTCAACCTCAGATATTTCAGCCGATAAAACAGAAAGCAATTATGGTATGCAAGACTATTGGGTAGTAAAAATTGACGCAAGTGGTAATATAGAATGGCAAAATAACATTGGTGGAATTTATAGCGATCGCTTAGAATGTATTACACAAACTCATGATGGTGGATATTTTGTAGTTAGCGGCTCGTGGTCTTCAGCTTCGGGCGATAAAATTGAAGATGCAATGGACTGGGATTACTGGGCAGTAAAACTAGATAACCTTGGAAACATAAAATGGCAAACCGTTTTGGGTGGCTCAGAAGTGGATGTAACAAGAGCTATTTTACAGTCGCAAGATGGAGGATATGTTATGGCAGGGCAATCTACTTCAGGGGTATCTGGCATTAAATCAACCCCAAATTATGGAGGATACGATTATTGGGTTATAAAATTGGATTGCGCACCACCAGAAGCCGATATTACTGCATCCGGACCATTATCATTTTGTAAAGGTGAGTCAGTTGTTTTACAAACGATTTCATCTCAAGGTCTTACCTATCAATGGTATAGAAATGATCTATTAATTTCAGGTGCTACAAATTCTTCATTTCTTGCAAAAAAAACAGGTAACTATAAAGTAAATGTTATTGACGGGGAGTGTTCATCTACATCAGAAGCTACAAGTGTTACAGTGTATCCAAAACCAAATACAACTATAACCGCATCCGGATCCTTAGATATTTGTACAACGGGCTCTGTGAATTTACAAGCATTTGAAGGAGGATACCAATATAAATGGTATATGAATAGTACTGCTATTCCGGGGGCAAATTCATCTTCCTATATTGCCACAATTCCCGGTAACTATCGGGTCAAAATATCTAATAATAATTCGTGTATAAAGAGTTCAGAACAGATAACTGTTTATAGTACTTGCCGTTTGGCCTCTCCTGATGAAGTTATTAGCATATATCCAAACCCTGCATCATCACAAATATTTATTCAATTTACAAACAATACAGATCACGCAACAATTAAAATAATTAATGCAGCAGGTCAGGTAGTTAAGACCATTATTGCCAGTGAAAATAATTTAAATGTAGATGTATCAAATTTTGCATCAGGAATTTATTTTATTAAAGTGGAAAGTAATGGCTCTAACCTTTTCGAAAAATTTATTAAGGAATAG